A genomic segment from Pristiophorus japonicus isolate sPriJap1 chromosome 16, sPriJap1.hap1, whole genome shotgun sequence encodes:
- the LOC139227184 gene encoding sterile alpha motif domain-containing protein 9-like: MEKPPEKVTHVNEAEAASSVPEEKPTGYIQCNPHPFDKEDAEFKYEKGKVLPPESGSKNLINPCHEFKSFQHAAQRDAFEQEIKFAREVIRFGAACMNSRTNGTIHFGVEDGGEYVHGEILGVPVQNPQLFIQARDKYIEGCFLKKYRTHAEHSIRPPRFVEVLNDGTGEQHFVIEVDIVPSLSVVKGTFYTVQLPDLAKSKSGSVVYVRPSIYNRQGAASCKDIYTMPESIRDRDFKREKAERGEELDRDDVYRKLAELFTSIKKHMKSEVKYILVTDSCKKEDLENLSFLLGMRFFCVLDFDPNSKIQGLYSLYSKASPHFLEECFTESGSLVDGIKKNSFHQTSWIFCNGQNDNAEQEPYDARTWMETRRQHLANIISQICNTILPPGSFEVLFLLLSPANQPLAQAFYEFYDGMNDRNNIKCIAEGRENYNSWTSLLQTSYNRETLNNLSIVGTKLSHLDTMIQIIQYSEPRFKQLQVEGKYDDLLPFLEVLRSDECSWIDVDAKDEEWLKEIRDKEMDFYRGGKVSWTNFWLADNRHCGAIIKRDAYEIVKNHLNSVLEGEISKEPVITVTISHQPGSGGSTVARHVLWDFRKTLRCATVNTSHPVKSVCEQAVKLQENEENGKSLPVLLLVEDCDEEYIEELKIHLARAVVDYPSKPNFILLHCKRSKVTETSTNAAGIVHVNYKLSNREKALFKRKLGNLKAHYKEHSILTFVLMTKEYDQVYLTKSVEELLESIQQTSDVLNLIGSIALLNHYVEDSYVTISQCEAFINRWLQSERSQHLTVESNLRETAGCLLSRLYEPATELLCIRIIHWKVAEEILNQMKSLQPQSQAVTHLLEENVFFKHRSATQVVKFIRQLFVQRKNNTDKVKRSFPSLIAHISKHENKTKAVGVLERACECFDKDAFVAQQLVRFLCQEKEFEKAELWVKKARLLQPSNSYILHTEGEMYKKWLKSVYSLAELYKVRSSPQRFGEAIEMALKAIDAFQGSQEASKSESDWNNAGYFGEVEVECYVVNFMSSLGIFEYKDGCYIKLVKYLLTDWIPEQIETPWNEFHRKIKGLHNNVCKAIESIYEYMAYFQSDEHTERMLPEKKLFEELKKTEKLFSSFFCYSSDQMLRQENMEDVMPLLKCHKINCLGGGRFTKMFSLVPENLMKIIQLYTNEQGFSDKNDLENYILSHIALAIASPNSPEANISKKKLGEFSFLLCEMSYPGQSPMPYFIQVLLYWPEAEADNDSGEENNTCLIDALNTMDSLYKTKIKDAQVGKKPTYPHFFLGSGSGFQRFIHNRYMSRSDGNYTWEADQNMPQRIEGWTEGNKLYVQGHCRESKVPVHRAPKCSVPPGSRRVSFYLGFTLRGCVAYNIQNETKDGAQERIHL, translated from the coding sequence AGAAACCTCCAGAAAAAGTAACTCATGTGAATGAGGCAGAAGCAGCTTCCTCTGTCCCGGAGGAGAAGCCGACAGGTTACATTCAGTGTAACCCCCATCCTTTCGACAAAGAAGATGCAGAATTTAAATATGAAAAAGGCAAAGTACTTCCACCAGAATCGGGTAGCAAAAATTTAATTAATCCGTGTCACGAGTTTAAATCTTTTCAACATGCTGCACAGAGGGATGCGTTTGAGCAGGAAATAAAATTTGCAAGGGAGGTTATTAGGTTTGGTGCTGCCTGTATGAACAGTAGAACCAATGGGACGATTCATTTTGGAGTTGAGGATGGTGGAGAATATGTACATGGTGAGATACTGGGTGTTCCTGTCCAGAATCCGCAACTTTTTATTCAGGCACGAGATAAGTATATCGAAGGGTGCTTTTTAAAAAAGTATCGCACTCATGCTGAACATTCGATTCGTCCGCCAAGGTTTGTTGAAGTGTTAAATGATGGTACTGGAGAGCAACATTTTGTTATTGAAGTTGACATTGTTCCATCATTATCCGTGGTGAAAGGGACTTTTTATACAGTGCAACTTCCTGACCTCGCCAAGTCCAAAAGCGGGAGTGTAGTATATGTTCGGCCCTCAATCTACAACAGACAAGGAGCAGCTTCTTGTAAAGATATTTACACAATGCCCGAGTCCATACGAGACCGAGATTTTAAAAGAGAAAAGGCGGAGCGCGGTGAAGAGCTTGACAGAGATGATGTATATAGGAAACTAGCCGAACTGTTCACAAGTATAAAGAAACACATGAAAAGCGAAGTGAAGTATATTCTAGTCACCGACAGTTGCAAAAAGGAAGATTTAGAGAATCTCAGCTTTTTGTTAGGAATGAGGTTTTTCTGTGTTTTAGATTTTGATCCTAATTCTAAGATACAAGGTTTATACAGTCTGTATTCCAAAGCCAGTCCTCATTTCTTAGAAGAATGCTTCACTGAAAGTGGTTCATTGGTTGATGGTATAAAGAAGAATTCCTTTCATCAAACCAGCTGGATATTTTGCAATGGACAAAACGACAATGCTGAGCAAGAACCTTATGATGCAAGAACCTGGATGGAAACCAGAAGGCAGCACCTGGCAAATATCATATCACAAATCTGCAATACAATCCTTCCCCCAGGATCGTTTGAGGTACTTTTTCTTTTGCTGTCACCAGCAAATCAGCCACTAGCACAGGCGTTTTATGAATTCTATGATGGAATGAATGACAGAAATAACATAAAATGCATTGCGGAAGGTAGAGAAAATTACAATAGCTGGACAAGTCTTTTGCAGACCTCGTATAATAGAGAAACTCTTAATAATCTGAGTATTGTCGGAACAAAGCTTAGCCATTTAGACACAATGATTCAGATCATACAATATTCAGAGCCACGTTTCAAGCAGTTACAAGTTGAAGGAAAATATGACGATCTGCTGCCTTTTCTTGAAGTGCTGAGATCAGATGAGTGCAGCTGGATAGATGTTGATGCAAAGGATGAAGAGTGGCTTAAAGAAATCAGAGACAAGGAGATGGATTTTTACAGAGGTGGCAAAGTCAGTTGGACTAATTTCTGGCTAGCTGATAATAGGCATTGTGGAGCAATTATAAAAAGAGATGCATATGAAATAGTGAAAAACCATCTGAATTCGGTGTTAGAAGGAGAAATTTCAAAGGAGCCAGTGATCACTGTGACTATAAGTCACCAGCCTGGCAGCGGAGGAAGTACTGTGGCTCGGCACGTCCTGTGGGACTTCAGGAAAACACTTAGATGTGCAACTGTCAACACATCACACCCTGTAAAATCTGTCTGTGAGCAGGCAGTTAAATTACAGGAGAACGAAGAGAATGGCAAGAGTTTACCAGTGCTTCTGCTTGTTGAAGATTGTGATGAGGAATACATTGAGGAATTGAAGATCCATCTGGCACGAGCAGTTGTTGATTATCCTTCAAAACCAAACTTTATTCTACTGCACTGCAAGCGGTCTAAAGTGACAGAAACATCAACCAACGCAGCTGGCATTGTGCATGTTAATTATAAGTTATCAAACAGGGAAAAAGCATTGTTTAAAAGAAAACTGGGCAACCTTAAAGCCCATTACAAAGAACATTCTATTCTTACATTTGTTCTAATGACCAAAGAATATGATCAGGTCTATCTTACAAAATCCGTGGAGGAACTGCTGGAAAGTATTCAACAGACATCTGATGTTCTTAATCTAATTGGATCCATTGCATTGCTAAATCATTATGTCGAGGATTCATACGTCACGATATCTCAGTGTGAGGCATTCATAAATCGATGGCTTCAAAGTGAACGCTCACAGCACCTTACTGTTGAGAGTAACTTAAGAGAAACAGCAGGCTGTCTGCTCTCTCGTTTGTATGAACCTGCAACAGAACTCCTGTGCATCCGAATAATACATTGGAAAGTTGCAGAAGAAATATTAAATCAGATGAAGTCCCTACAACCTCAAAGTCAGGCTGTTACCCACCTTCTTGAGGAGAATGTATTTTTCAAACACCGGTCTGCCACACAAGTAGTGAAATTCATTAGGCAACTCTTTGTTCAAAGAAAAAACAACACAGATAAAGTCAAACGTTCTTTTCCTTCCCTTATTGCACATATATCTAAACATGAGAATAAAACTAAAGCTGTAGGTGTTCTGGAAAGAGCCTGTGAATGTTTTGATAAGGATGCTTTTGTGGCTCAGCAACTTGTTAGATTCTTGTGCCAAGAGAAAGAGTTTGAAAAAGCTGAGTTATGGGTAAAAAAAGCCAGGTTATTACAGCCATCCAATTCTTACATTTTGCACACAGAAGGTGAAATGTATAAGAAGTGGCTTAAATCAGTCTACAGTCTGGCAGAGCTATATAAAGTACGATCTTCTCCACAGAGATTTGGAGAAGCAATAGAGATGGCACTAAAGGCAATTGATGCATTCCAGGGTTCCCAAGAAGCATCCAAGTCAGAGTCTGACTGGAATAACGCTGGCTATTTTGGTGAAGTAGAGGTTGAGTGTTATGTTGTGAACTTTATGTCTTCACTTGGcatatttgaatacaaggatggctGCTACATAAAACTGGTAAAGTATTTGCTGACCGATTGGATCCCGGAACAAATAGAAACCCCATGGAATGAGTTTCATAGAAAAATAAAGGGATTACACAATAACGTTTGCAAAGCAATAGAATCAATTTATGAATACATGGCCTACTTCCAGTCTGACGAACACACTGAGAGAATGCTTCCTGAGAAGAAACTTTTTGaggaattaaaaaaaactgaaaaactaTTCTCATCTTTCTTCTGTTATTCCAGTGACCAGATGCTGAGACAAGAGAATATGGAAGATGTGATGCCATTATTAAAATGTCACAAAATTAATTGCCTGGGTGGTGGAAGATTCACTAAAATGTTTTCATTAGTTCCTGAAAATTTAATGAAAATAATACAGTTGTACACTAATGAACAAGGATTTTCTGATAAAAATGATCTAGAAAACTACATTTTATCGCACATTGCCCTAGCCATCGCGTCCCCCAACTCTCCTGAAGCTAACATTTCTAAAAAGAAACTTGGTGAGTTTAGCTTTCTCCTGTGTGAAATGAGCTATCCTGGACAGTCCCCTATGCCATACTTCATACAGGTGCTATTGTACTGGCCAGAAGCTGAAGCTGACAATGATTCAGGAGAGGAAAACAATACGTGTTTAATTGATGCATTGAACACCATGGACAGCCTGTACAAGACCAAAATAAAGGATGCCCAGGTTGGGAAAAAACCTACTTACCCTCATTTTTTCCTTGGATCTGGAAGTGGCTTTCAGCGGTTTATCCACAACAGATACATGTCTCGTAGTGATGGTAATTACACATGGGAAGCAGATCAGAACATGCCACAGCGCATTGAGGGCTGGACTGAAGGCAACAAGCTTTATGTCCAAGGGCACTGCAGAGAAAGTAAGGTTCCCGTCCATCGTGCACCCAAATGTTCTGTACCACCTGGGAGCAGAAGAGTTTCATTTTATTTAGGATTTACATTGCGAGGCTGTGTTGCTTATAACATTCAGAATGAGACCAAGGATGGCGCTCAGGAGAGAATACATTTGTAA